A region from the Aegilops tauschii subsp. strangulata cultivar AL8/78 chromosome 5, Aet v6.0, whole genome shotgun sequence genome encodes:
- the LOC123494188 gene encoding uncharacterized protein isoform X1 translates to MVARNSSAYASDPVHQAAMAVPKSPVLAADPLHQAAASGGIDGVPGALPTEQGSLTALPPPQAAPEMALQQRATYITEPPPPQGTPVMKTAPQQGAYMPAPTPPQGPPVTHLVMLGANTVVPISLREPVITVPPQGRPVMAPLPFPAGPPSFIHDAGYMMGQSLLPAGPQPMTGLQPPSAGYMMGHPLLRASPLPMTALHLPQAVHMMARPPLPAGPPPLKRHRPDYFGMPFGPRMTGWEQEMPGFDESMGLPYGPYINNEMPCIGSYEPYLPSDASNTLHVEGFPPSCTRRELAHIFRPFTGFCAVRLVNTGYNNRHVIAYADLHHCYLFDMHDRYSVKLDLKFLPGPSKICCLL, encoded by the exons ATGGTCGCCCGCAACTCATCCGCGTACGCCTCCGACCCGGTCCACCAGGCTGCCATGGCCGTCCCCAAGTCGCCCGTGCTAGCCGCCGACCCGCTCCACCAGGCCGCCGCGTCGGGGGGAATTGACGGCGTTCCTGGAGCGCTCCCGACCGAGCAAGGGTCTTTGACGGCGCTGCCGCCCCCGCAAGCAGCGCCGGAGATGGCCCTGCAGCAGCGCGCCACGTACATAACGGAGCCGCCCCCGCCGCAAGGCACGCCTGTGATGAAGACGGCCCCGCAGCAGGGCGCGTACATGCCCGCGCCGACGCCCCCGCAAGGGCCCCCCGTGACGCATCTGGTGATGCTAGGGGCAAACACGGTGGTGCCGATTTCCCTGCGGGAGCCGGTCATTACCGTGCCCCCACAAGGCAGACCTGTGATGGCACCTCTGCCTTTCCCTGCCGGTCCTCCATCCTTCATTCATGATGCCGGATACATGATGGGGCAATCACTGTTGCCTGCCGGCCCTCAACCCATGACGGGGCTGCAGCCTCCATCCGCCGGATACATGATGGGGCACCCGCTGTTGCGTGCCAGCCCTTTACCGATGACGGCGCTGCATCTCCCACAGGCCGTACACATGATGGCACGGCCGCCTTTGCCCGCTGGTCCCCCTCCTCTCAAGCGTCACCGCCCTGACTACTTCG GCATGCCTTTTGGACCGCGGATGACTGGTTGGGAGCAGGAAATGCCTGGATTTGATGAATCAATGGGACTGCCTTATGGGCCTTACATAAACAATGAG ATGCCTTGTATTGGTTCTTATGAGCCATATCTTCCTTCAGACGCATCAAACACCTTACATGTTGAAGGTTTCCCACCCAGCTGTACTAGACGGGAACTTGCAC ATATATTTCGCCCTTTTACTGGGTTCTGTGCAGTAAGGCTGGTCAACACAGGATATAATAATCGACATGTAATAGCTTATGCTGACTTACATCATT GTTATTTGTTTGACATGCATGACCGGTACTCAGTCAAATTGGACCTCAAGTTCCTTCCTGGTCCGTCCAAG ATCTGCTGCCTTTTGTAG
- the LOC123494188 gene encoding uncharacterized protein isoform X2, whose amino-acid sequence MVARNSSAYASDPVHQAAMAVPKSPVLAADPLHQAAASGGIDGVPGALPTEQGSLTALPPPQAAPEMALQQRATYITEPPPPQGTPVMKTAPQQGAYMPAPTPPQGPPVTHLVMLGANTVVPISLREPVITVPPQGRPVMAPLPFPAGPPSFIHDAGYMMGQSLLPAGPQPMTGLQPPSAGYMMGHPLLRASPLPMTALHLPQAVHMMARPPLPAGPPPLKRHRPDYFGMPFGPRMTGWEQEMPGFDESMGLPYGPYINNEMPCIGSYEPYLPSDASNTLHVEGFPPSCTRRELAHIFRPFTGFCAVRLVNTGYNNRHVICLTCMTGTQSNWTSSSFLVRPRSAAFCSSVC is encoded by the exons ATGGTCGCCCGCAACTCATCCGCGTACGCCTCCGACCCGGTCCACCAGGCTGCCATGGCCGTCCCCAAGTCGCCCGTGCTAGCCGCCGACCCGCTCCACCAGGCCGCCGCGTCGGGGGGAATTGACGGCGTTCCTGGAGCGCTCCCGACCGAGCAAGGGTCTTTGACGGCGCTGCCGCCCCCGCAAGCAGCGCCGGAGATGGCCCTGCAGCAGCGCGCCACGTACATAACGGAGCCGCCCCCGCCGCAAGGCACGCCTGTGATGAAGACGGCCCCGCAGCAGGGCGCGTACATGCCCGCGCCGACGCCCCCGCAAGGGCCCCCCGTGACGCATCTGGTGATGCTAGGGGCAAACACGGTGGTGCCGATTTCCCTGCGGGAGCCGGTCATTACCGTGCCCCCACAAGGCAGACCTGTGATGGCACCTCTGCCTTTCCCTGCCGGTCCTCCATCCTTCATTCATGATGCCGGATACATGATGGGGCAATCACTGTTGCCTGCCGGCCCTCAACCCATGACGGGGCTGCAGCCTCCATCCGCCGGATACATGATGGGGCACCCGCTGTTGCGTGCCAGCCCTTTACCGATGACGGCGCTGCATCTCCCACAGGCCGTACACATGATGGCACGGCCGCCTTTGCCCGCTGGTCCCCCTCCTCTCAAGCGTCACCGCCCTGACTACTTCG GCATGCCTTTTGGACCGCGGATGACTGGTTGGGAGCAGGAAATGCCTGGATTTGATGAATCAATGGGACTGCCTTATGGGCCTTACATAAACAATGAG ATGCCTTGTATTGGTTCTTATGAGCCATATCTTCCTTCAGACGCATCAAACACCTTACATGTTGAAGGTTTCCCACCCAGCTGTACTAGACGGGAACTTGCAC ATATATTTCGCCCTTTTACTGGGTTCTGTGCAGTAAGGCTGGTCAACACAGGATATAATAATCGACAT GTTATTTGTTTGACATGCATGACCGGTACTCAGTCAAATTGGACCTCAAGTTCCTTCCTGGTCCGTCCAAG ATCTGCTGCCTTTTGTAGTTCTGTATGCTAA
- the LOC123494188 gene encoding uncharacterized protein isoform X3, with translation MVARNSSAYASDPVHQAAMAVPKSPVLAADPLHQAAASGGIDGVPGALPTEQGSLTALPPPQAAPEMALQQRATYITEPPPPQGTPVMKTAPQQGAYMPAPTPPQGPPVTHLVMLGANTVVPISLREPVITVPPQGRPVMAPLPFPAGPPSFIHDAGYMMGQSLLPAGPQPMTGLQPPSAGYMMGHPLLRASPLPMTALHLPQAVHMMARPPLPAGPPPLKRHRPDYFGMPFGPRMTGWEQEMPGFDESMGLPYGPYINNEMPCIGSYEPYLPSDASNTLHVEGFPPSCTRRELAHIFRPFTGFCAVRLVNTGYNNRHVICLTCMTGTQSNWTSSSFLVRPR, from the exons ATGGTCGCCCGCAACTCATCCGCGTACGCCTCCGACCCGGTCCACCAGGCTGCCATGGCCGTCCCCAAGTCGCCCGTGCTAGCCGCCGACCCGCTCCACCAGGCCGCCGCGTCGGGGGGAATTGACGGCGTTCCTGGAGCGCTCCCGACCGAGCAAGGGTCTTTGACGGCGCTGCCGCCCCCGCAAGCAGCGCCGGAGATGGCCCTGCAGCAGCGCGCCACGTACATAACGGAGCCGCCCCCGCCGCAAGGCACGCCTGTGATGAAGACGGCCCCGCAGCAGGGCGCGTACATGCCCGCGCCGACGCCCCCGCAAGGGCCCCCCGTGACGCATCTGGTGATGCTAGGGGCAAACACGGTGGTGCCGATTTCCCTGCGGGAGCCGGTCATTACCGTGCCCCCACAAGGCAGACCTGTGATGGCACCTCTGCCTTTCCCTGCCGGTCCTCCATCCTTCATTCATGATGCCGGATACATGATGGGGCAATCACTGTTGCCTGCCGGCCCTCAACCCATGACGGGGCTGCAGCCTCCATCCGCCGGATACATGATGGGGCACCCGCTGTTGCGTGCCAGCCCTTTACCGATGACGGCGCTGCATCTCCCACAGGCCGTACACATGATGGCACGGCCGCCTTTGCCCGCTGGTCCCCCTCCTCTCAAGCGTCACCGCCCTGACTACTTCG GCATGCCTTTTGGACCGCGGATGACTGGTTGGGAGCAGGAAATGCCTGGATTTGATGAATCAATGGGACTGCCTTATGGGCCTTACATAAACAATGAG ATGCCTTGTATTGGTTCTTATGAGCCATATCTTCCTTCAGACGCATCAAACACCTTACATGTTGAAGGTTTCCCACCCAGCTGTACTAGACGGGAACTTGCAC ATATATTTCGCCCTTTTACTGGGTTCTGTGCAGTAAGGCTGGTCAACACAGGATATAATAATCGACAT GTTATTTGTTTGACATGCATGACCGGTACTCAGTCAAATTGGACCTCAAGTTCCTTCCTGGTCCGTCCAAGGTAA